In Arthrobacter ramosus, one DNA window encodes the following:
- a CDS encoding ABC transporter permease, with amino-acid sequence MTGSLLRGLGRGLIGLVVSLGVVLLLWMGLLELFHISPFVGKGPVDVFNFLFTVPASEANRTSIFLNLGQTLIDASMGFASGIVGAVAIAALFVVFRGVEHALMPIAMLLRSVPLVALAPIIILIFGRQEPAVAAIGGIVVLFPALVTVVFGLRSASPAMLEVIEVYGGSRWTSLLKVALPSSLPAFFTALRVSIPGAITGALLAEWLATGKGIGYAIISAVSRAKNNEVWAAVVVITLASLILYSLVSLLEDMVLRRAGHARPS; translated from the coding sequence ATGACTGGATCACTGCTTAGAGGCCTGGGACGGGGACTGATTGGCCTGGTGGTGTCGCTGGGAGTCGTCCTGCTGCTGTGGATGGGGCTCCTGGAGCTTTTCCATATCTCGCCGTTCGTCGGCAAGGGTCCAGTCGATGTGTTCAATTTCCTGTTCACCGTTCCGGCCTCGGAGGCCAACAGGACCTCCATCTTCCTGAACCTCGGACAGACGCTCATCGACGCCTCCATGGGCTTCGCTTCGGGCATCGTGGGCGCCGTGGCGATCGCGGCCCTGTTCGTGGTCTTTCGCGGCGTAGAGCATGCACTCATGCCCATCGCCATGCTGCTGCGTTCCGTTCCACTCGTGGCCCTCGCGCCCATCATCATCCTGATTTTCGGGCGGCAGGAACCCGCGGTGGCGGCAATCGGCGGCATCGTGGTGCTGTTTCCGGCGCTCGTGACCGTGGTGTTCGGGCTGCGATCAGCTTCGCCGGCCATGCTCGAGGTGATTGAGGTATACGGTGGCTCGCGCTGGACCTCCCTGCTGAAAGTGGCTCTTCCGTCCTCGTTGCCCGCATTCTTCACGGCCCTTCGCGTCTCGATTCCGGGAGCCATCACGGGCGCGCTCCTGGCCGAATGGCTCGCGACCGGCAAGGGGATCGGCTACGCCATCATCTCCGCCGTCTCCCGGGCCAAGAACAACGAGGTGTGGGCCGCCGTCGTGGTCATCACTCTGGCATCCCTCATTCTCTACTCGCTCGTTTCGCTCCTGGAAGACATGGTCCTGCGCCGCGCTGGGCACGCCCGTCCAAGCTAG
- a CDS encoding DMT family transporter, whose translation MVLSSAPTYVATREALKVVDPQDLTPLRYLGAAVVLGLVLLVRRQRLTLRGRDIPRMLVAGVLGYAGFGLLLNLGQTTVPAGTTSLLLNISPVFAFVLGHLMLRERTSSLGYWGMLLAVAGVVVITLGDSVAVGFNGDALYIVAAALLLSAFLIVQQPLLARVPPLEVVFWGSLIGGVATLPTARFAVAPAEFTWTVWLALAVLVVVCTVVAYGFWNVSLSRTSVAEGGSLLYVVPVLSLLLGWILLGEVPSIASLLGGAAALAGVILLSRATASIAPEKELEPAP comes from the coding sequence ATGGTGCTGTCTTCCGCGCCCACATACGTGGCTACCCGCGAGGCGCTGAAAGTGGTGGACCCGCAGGACCTGACGCCCCTGCGCTACTTGGGTGCCGCCGTCGTGCTCGGCTTGGTCTTGCTGGTCCGGCGGCAGAGACTTACGCTGCGGGGTCGTGACATTCCGAGGATGCTGGTTGCGGGAGTACTGGGGTATGCAGGCTTCGGCCTACTCTTGAACCTGGGGCAGACGACCGTTCCGGCCGGAACAACAAGTCTCCTGCTTAACATCTCGCCCGTTTTCGCGTTCGTCCTCGGCCATCTCATGCTGCGGGAGAGAACGTCCAGCCTGGGCTACTGGGGGATGCTGCTTGCGGTGGCAGGGGTCGTAGTCATTACGCTTGGCGATTCCGTGGCCGTCGGCTTCAACGGCGACGCGCTGTACATCGTGGCAGCTGCCCTTCTCCTATCGGCATTCCTCATCGTCCAACAACCCTTGCTGGCACGCGTCCCCCCGCTCGAAGTGGTCTTCTGGGGGTCCCTCATCGGCGGAGTCGCCACGCTGCCGACCGCCCGATTCGCAGTGGCACCGGCGGAGTTCACGTGGACCGTTTGGCTGGCGTTGGCCGTGCTCGTGGTGGTCTGCACGGTGGTGGCCTACGGGTTCTGGAACGTCTCGCTGTCGCGGACAAGCGTCGCCGAGGGCGGTTCGCTCCTATACGTCGTGCCAGTGCTGTCCCTGCTGCTCGGGTGGATTTTGCTGGGCGAAGTCCCGAGTATCGCATCCCTCCTCGGAGGCGCGGCCGCGTTGGCCGGCGTCATCTTGCTCTCCCGGGCAACAGCATCCATCGCACCCGAAAAAGAACTGGAGCCCGCGCCATGA
- a CDS encoding ABC transporter substrate-binding protein, which produces MDSRIEAPTGWLSRRTLLAGSALLLAPAVLAACGVSPSSSTTGAATGAARQGGTLRIARPPASKAETLDPASSLSAYEYLGALYNRLVKLSAKGEILPDLAESWTLSADAMSWTFVLRKGVTWHDGKPFTAQDVIFSIQHILDPATKSPQAGVLSPFVDGNSIKSPDATTVVFALKSPNAEFASLLTGYNCYIIPAGSAATIGASGIGTGPFKLKSFTAAGPGSIVRNPNYFGDKPALDGIEFSSIADTQARVNALLAGQVDLVAQTNLDFATAKTVSASSVATVSSVKNAQWYPVPMLNTSPEFKDPDIRRAFAHAYNPDDVFKLAVQGNGTVAHNNPVPPSEAYYLDYGLGYDPDKSKALLKAKGFDHFDVPIYTSSYDPVLSPLALALQSSMKAANINLAVTNSPADSYFTDVWMKKPLMTTYWYTGRPIDQLLNQIFRTGSSYNETAYSNATFDQTLDAARATVDAAKRKTLYQDAQKILIDDGGSLTPFFSDRITGLSKKVVNYSEHGFEFDYINIGLRA; this is translated from the coding sequence ATGGATTCACGGATCGAAGCACCAACAGGGTGGCTGTCCCGGCGCACCCTTCTCGCCGGTTCAGCCCTGTTGCTGGCCCCCGCGGTCCTCGCAGCATGCGGGGTCAGCCCGTCGTCGTCGACCACGGGTGCCGCGACCGGCGCTGCCCGCCAGGGCGGGACGTTGCGCATCGCCCGGCCGCCGGCGTCGAAGGCCGAAACGTTGGACCCTGCCAGTTCTTTGTCCGCTTATGAATATCTGGGTGCCCTTTACAACCGCTTGGTCAAGCTTTCGGCCAAGGGTGAGATCCTTCCGGACCTGGCCGAGTCTTGGACACTGTCCGCAGATGCGATGAGCTGGACTTTTGTACTGCGCAAGGGTGTGACTTGGCACGACGGGAAGCCGTTCACTGCCCAGGACGTCATTTTCTCGATCCAGCACATCCTGGATCCGGCCACCAAGTCTCCGCAAGCCGGGGTGCTTTCCCCCTTTGTCGATGGCAACTCCATCAAGTCCCCGGATGCCACAACCGTGGTGTTTGCCCTGAAGTCTCCGAACGCCGAATTCGCCAGCTTGCTGACCGGGTACAACTGCTACATCATCCCGGCCGGTTCCGCGGCTACCATCGGCGCCAGCGGCATCGGCACTGGTCCGTTCAAGCTCAAGAGTTTCACGGCAGCAGGGCCCGGTTCCATAGTGCGTAATCCCAACTACTTCGGGGACAAACCCGCATTGGACGGGATTGAGTTCTCCTCCATCGCCGACACCCAGGCTCGGGTGAACGCCTTGCTGGCGGGGCAGGTGGACCTCGTGGCCCAGACCAACCTCGACTTCGCCACTGCCAAGACGGTTTCGGCCTCTTCGGTAGCAACGGTCTCCAGCGTGAAGAACGCCCAGTGGTATCCGGTACCCATGCTCAACACCAGCCCGGAATTCAAAGACCCGGATATCCGCCGCGCTTTCGCCCATGCCTACAACCCTGACGACGTGTTCAAACTGGCGGTGCAGGGCAACGGAACCGTCGCGCACAACAACCCCGTGCCGCCCTCCGAGGCCTACTATCTCGACTATGGCCTGGGCTACGACCCGGATAAGTCGAAGGCCCTGCTGAAGGCAAAGGGCTTTGACCACTTCGATGTGCCCATCTACACCTCCAGCTATGATCCGGTGCTGTCGCCGCTCGCGTTGGCCCTGCAGAGTTCAATGAAGGCCGCCAATATCAACCTGGCGGTGACCAACTCTCCTGCAGATTCCTACTTCACCGACGTCTGGATGAAGAAGCCTTTGATGACCACCTACTGGTACACGGGCCGCCCCATCGACCAGTTGCTGAACCAGATCTTCCGTACCGGGTCCTCCTACAACGAGACGGCATACTCGAATGCCACGTTCGACCAGACACTGGACGCCGCCCGCGCCACCGTGGACGCGGCCAAGCGGAAGACGCTCTACCAGGACGCGCAGAAGATCCTGATCGACGACGGCGGCTCCCTGACTCCGTTCTTCTCCGACCGGATTACTGGCCTGAGCAAGAAGGTAGTCAACTACAGCGAGCACGGCTTCGAATTCGACTACATCAACATCGGGCTCCGTGCATAA
- a CDS encoding ABC transporter permease, with protein sequence MVTFFAKRLGWSVFTVLLATVLVFSAIQSLPGDAATQLLGQNATPSAVATLRQQLGLDESPVSRFFTWLGKALHGDFGNSLVGGGSVAGEVGSALVNTSLLAGITIVIGILLSLVLGLVAGLTRDRWPDISISTLALVGMSVPEFVVATVLVLLFSIYIPIFPAVVIAGQNASFADLLPSVWLPAGALICVLAAYIIRMMRTSVIDVMDSEFVRTAILKGNSTSRVVFKHLLPSAMLPTLNVIAMNIAWLIGGVVVVESIFNYPGIGTLMIRSVQTRDLPTILLITVMSALTYVVCNLLADFAAFLLNPRLRYPRSSK encoded by the coding sequence ATGGTCACGTTTTTCGCCAAGCGGTTGGGCTGGTCAGTCTTCACGGTGCTGCTGGCCACAGTACTGGTTTTCAGCGCCATCCAGTCGCTGCCTGGAGACGCGGCCACCCAGCTGCTGGGCCAGAACGCCACGCCGTCGGCCGTGGCCACCCTGCGGCAACAACTCGGGCTGGATGAGTCGCCCGTCTCGCGTTTCTTCACTTGGCTTGGCAAGGCCTTGCACGGCGACTTCGGCAACTCCCTCGTCGGCGGCGGTAGCGTCGCGGGGGAAGTGGGCTCCGCCTTGGTGAACACCTCCCTTCTGGCCGGCATTACCATCGTGATCGGCATCCTGCTATCCCTCGTGCTCGGCCTCGTTGCCGGCCTGACCCGCGACCGGTGGCCGGACATCTCGATTTCCACGCTGGCGCTCGTGGGAATGAGCGTTCCGGAGTTTGTGGTCGCCACCGTGCTGGTGCTCCTTTTCTCCATCTACATCCCGATTTTCCCGGCAGTGGTGATCGCGGGGCAGAATGCCTCCTTCGCGGATCTTCTACCCTCTGTCTGGCTACCTGCCGGGGCGCTGATCTGTGTTCTTGCGGCCTACATCATCCGGATGATGCGCACCTCGGTGATCGATGTGATGGACAGCGAGTTTGTCCGCACGGCCATCCTGAAGGGCAACTCGACTTCCCGGGTGGTCTTCAAACACCTGCTGCCCAGCGCCATGTTGCCCACCTTGAACGTGATCGCCATGAACATAGCTTGGCTGATCGGCGGTGTGGTGGTTGTGGAAAGCATTTTCAACTATCCGGGAATCGGCACCCTGATGATCAGATCTGTCCAGACGCGTGACCTTCCCACCATCTTGCTGATCACGGTGATGAGCGCGTTGACATATGTGGTGTGCAACCTGCTGGCGGACTTTGCAGCTTTCCTGCTGAATCCACGGCTGCGATACCCGAGGAGCAGCAAATGA
- a CDS encoding ABC transporter permease produces the protein MSAMTTTARAPKVPAPKGSSSLGRAVRSILKSRAATFGFALVIVNIVVAVLAPVLTSYDPIATDAMSALQESSAAHLLGTDALGRDTLTRTLFGGQYALAISFTATGLTVLLGSVIAGIAAYRGGIVDDIITRVLDSVLAVPAILSMLVVVTIFGTGPWVIILAVVVVYTGGVTRIVRAAAMDVMPKDFITAAKARGEGMFSILFREVFPNVLDIILVEFAMRASWVVLLISSLSFLGFGASPPTPDWGLMVAENRNLMAVVPMATLSPIAALATLIVGLNLAADGLAKSFGIDRMKEVLG, from the coding sequence ATGAGCGCAATGACGACGACGGCCCGGGCACCCAAGGTCCCGGCCCCCAAGGGCTCGAGCAGCCTTGGACGCGCGGTCCGGTCCATCCTGAAGTCCCGGGCGGCCACTTTCGGGTTCGCCCTGGTGATAGTGAATATCGTGGTGGCGGTCCTCGCCCCGGTGCTGACTTCCTATGATCCGATCGCCACGGATGCCATGAGCGCACTGCAAGAGAGCTCGGCGGCTCACTTATTAGGCACCGATGCTCTAGGCCGGGATACCTTGACGCGAACCCTATTTGGCGGCCAGTACGCATTGGCTATCAGTTTCACAGCCACTGGGCTCACGGTTTTGCTGGGATCCGTCATCGCGGGCATCGCAGCGTACCGTGGCGGCATTGTGGACGACATCATCACCAGGGTGTTGGATTCGGTTCTGGCGGTACCGGCAATCCTGTCCATGTTGGTGGTTGTGACCATCTTCGGTACCGGTCCTTGGGTCATCATTTTGGCCGTTGTGGTGGTTTACACGGGCGGGGTGACCCGTATTGTCCGGGCCGCAGCAATGGACGTGATGCCCAAGGACTTCATCACCGCAGCGAAGGCTAGGGGCGAGGGGATGTTCTCCATCCTCTTCCGGGAAGTCTTCCCCAATGTCCTGGACATCATCCTGGTGGAATTCGCCATGCGGGCCTCCTGGGTGGTGCTGCTTATCAGTTCGCTGTCCTTCCTGGGCTTCGGAGCCAGCCCACCGACGCCGGACTGGGGCCTCATGGTGGCCGAGAACCGGAACCTCATGGCTGTTGTGCCAATGGCCACGTTGTCGCCCATCGCGGCGCTGGCGACCTTGATTGTCGGACTCAACCTTGCGGCCGATGGGCTTGCGAAGAGCTTCGGCATTGACCGAATGAAGGAGGTGCTGGGCTAG
- a CDS encoding ABC transporter ATP-binding protein, which translates to MTIDAADTTYEATVLNRTDIVRIQNLSVSYLSGNRQVDVLKDVTLQLRRGHVLGLVGESGSGKSTLASALLGSLRSTSFVSNGSVHVAGQDVFALAPRELRRLRMAEVAMVPQNAGNALTPTMKIGEQIAEVLHHLKGNKAAQRARAEELLRLVRLPNPGPALDRYPHQFSGGQQQRIGIAMALAANPSLLVLDEPTTGLDVVTQAAILDLLTELQQTLGMSMVMVSHDLGVIDKMCTDIALLRKGAVVESGLTRSVLAQPQHAYTRGLIDSVPRIDTPGIPPGMDQSVIDAGTVREGAVELYIRTPPREPKPVLSVRELTIDYRKKPVPGTGPTVQDVSFEVNAGEIVALVGESGSGKSTIANAIAGLQKSEGGQMSLSGSGDESANHLRGSGNLARTVSSRPKSLRQAVQLIFQNADTSLNPRHSVRTAIARPLKLFGVKGATVERALEEVELPASFAQRLPGQLSGGQRQRVGIARAIAAGPSLVLADEVVSALDVSVQSSILRLMDTLSRDKDIGFLFITHDLAVVRSVADRVVVLYLGRIVEDGTVEEIFSDTSHPYTRLLLDSVIELGDDHKAKAQAVRDEIPDAPPELGCPFASRCPIVRDVCRTVVPPTIQVSETHRIKCHADVAEPRPSIPAL; encoded by the coding sequence GTGACAATAGATGCAGCCGACACCACATATGAAGCAACCGTGCTGAACAGAACGGACATTGTCCGGATCCAGAACCTCAGCGTTTCCTACCTCTCGGGAAACCGCCAGGTGGACGTCCTCAAGGACGTGACGCTGCAGTTGCGGCGCGGCCACGTCCTAGGCCTGGTGGGGGAGTCGGGTTCCGGGAAATCCACGCTGGCCAGTGCCCTGCTGGGTTCCCTGCGGAGCACGTCTTTCGTGTCCAACGGGTCCGTGCACGTGGCGGGCCAGGACGTCTTCGCACTCGCCCCGCGGGAGTTGCGCCGCCTTCGCATGGCTGAGGTTGCGATGGTCCCGCAGAATGCCGGAAACGCGCTGACTCCTACCATGAAGATCGGAGAGCAGATCGCCGAAGTCCTTCACCACCTCAAGGGAAACAAGGCCGCCCAGCGCGCCCGGGCCGAGGAATTGCTCCGATTGGTCAGGCTTCCCAACCCGGGGCCAGCGCTGGACAGGTACCCGCACCAGTTTTCCGGCGGGCAACAACAGCGCATCGGGATTGCCATGGCGCTCGCCGCCAATCCGTCCCTTCTGGTCCTTGACGAACCGACTACCGGGCTGGACGTGGTCACGCAGGCCGCCATCCTTGACCTTCTCACGGAGCTGCAGCAGACGCTGGGCATGTCCATGGTGATGGTCAGCCATGACTTGGGCGTCATTGACAAGATGTGCACGGACATCGCCCTGCTTCGCAAAGGTGCGGTTGTGGAATCCGGCTTGACTCGAAGCGTCCTTGCACAGCCGCAACATGCATACACGCGCGGCCTCATCGACAGCGTGCCGCGCATCGACACCCCCGGTATCCCTCCTGGAATGGACCAGTCAGTCATCGACGCCGGGACCGTGCGGGAAGGCGCCGTGGAGTTGTATATCCGGACTCCGCCCCGGGAGCCCAAGCCCGTGCTGAGCGTCCGGGAACTGACAATCGACTACCGCAAGAAGCCAGTTCCCGGCACGGGTCCCACGGTGCAGGATGTCAGCTTTGAGGTTAACGCCGGCGAGATTGTGGCGCTCGTGGGCGAATCCGGTTCCGGAAAGTCCACCATCGCCAACGCTATTGCGGGCTTGCAGAAGAGCGAAGGGGGACAGATGTCCCTCAGCGGGTCCGGTGACGAGTCTGCAAACCACCTGAGGGGTAGCGGCAATCTGGCCCGGACCGTGTCCAGCCGCCCCAAGAGTCTCCGCCAAGCCGTGCAGTTGATCTTCCAAAACGCCGATACTTCGCTGAATCCGAGGCACTCGGTCCGGACGGCAATCGCGCGGCCATTGAAGCTCTTCGGCGTCAAAGGAGCCACCGTGGAGAGAGCACTGGAAGAGGTGGAACTCCCGGCCAGCTTCGCGCAGCGATTGCCCGGCCAGCTCTCGGGTGGTCAACGCCAGCGAGTTGGCATCGCCCGGGCCATCGCGGCCGGCCCGTCCCTTGTGCTAGCGGACGAAGTTGTATCAGCGCTTGACGTCTCGGTGCAATCTTCCATCCTGCGCCTGATGGACACCCTGAGCCGGGACAAGGACATCGGCTTCCTTTTCATCACCCATGACCTCGCCGTCGTCCGGTCAGTAGCGGACCGTGTGGTGGTCCTGTACCTCGGACGCATCGTCGAGGACGGCACAGTGGAGGAGATCTTCTCTGACACGTCCCATCCATACACCCGGCTCCTGCTGGACTCGGTGATCGAACTCGGCGATGACCATAAGGCCAAAGCGCAAGCAGTGCGGGACGAAATCCCTGACGCCCCGCCTGAACTGGGGTGCCCCTTTGCCAGCCGGTGTCCGATTGTCCGCGACGTGTGCCGCACGGTGGTCCCGCCCACCATCCAGGTTTCGGAAACGCACCGCATCAAGTGCCACGCGGACGTGGCGGAACCCCGTCCGAGCATCCCTGCCCTCTAA
- a CDS encoding CocE/NonD family hydrolase yields MKIRTDFPHSVTVMEHVLIPMSDGVKLAATIWLPEDSASRPVPALLEYLPYRRGDWTAPRDAQRHPWYAGHGYASVRVDIRGCGDSEGVMLDEYHPQEQADGVEVIEWLAAQPWCTGKVGMFGISWGGFNALQIAAEQPEALKAIVTVCSTDDRYADDVHYFGGAMLGIDMTSWAGTMLAFQCRPPAPWRVGDAWETMWKERLEALQPFSEIWMDHQERDDYWRHGSVCEDYSKITAAVLAVGGWADPYRNTVFRLLEHLDAPVQGLIGPWSHQYPDIERTPGPTIGFLQETLRWWDYWLKGIETDVMAEPSLRAYHQDSVRPATHYPERAGTWVGLDGWPSADVGQRRFNLASDLRSLATDAAGMAVVDTPQHNGVDAARWFPFGNLSDLPPDQRAEDGRSVAFETPVLEDDINLFGYARLRLRVNSSTPRANVIARLCDVGPDGSSTLITRGAINLARRNGMDKAEELIPGQFVEAEIEFTSMSWQVPAGHRLRLALATTYWPWIWPHGEQGFVTVDAGQSVLTLDDLDPAAIGKRDVAFEEAEQAPGLDIRPGAVLAARPEREVRYEPQSESWTLTVDPNYGGNRIYPDGLSFGEEALERYSISGNDPLTARAESMWNVSLQREDWGVRIETHATVTASKDHYVLHNEVKTFKDEQLFFEKTFEKRISRTSA; encoded by the coding sequence GTGAAGATCCGCACGGACTTCCCCCATTCCGTCACCGTCATGGAGCACGTGCTCATTCCGATGAGCGACGGCGTCAAGCTTGCAGCCACAATCTGGCTTCCCGAAGACTCGGCTTCACGGCCGGTGCCCGCACTGTTGGAGTATCTGCCCTACCGGCGCGGGGACTGGACTGCGCCGCGTGACGCGCAGCGCCACCCCTGGTATGCGGGCCATGGCTACGCCTCGGTCCGTGTGGACATCCGCGGCTGCGGAGATTCCGAGGGCGTCATGCTTGACGAGTACCACCCGCAGGAACAAGCAGACGGAGTTGAGGTCATCGAGTGGCTGGCCGCCCAGCCCTGGTGTACCGGCAAAGTGGGAATGTTCGGAATTTCCTGGGGCGGGTTCAATGCCTTGCAGATCGCCGCGGAGCAGCCGGAGGCGCTTAAGGCTATCGTCACTGTCTGCTCCACGGATGATCGCTATGCCGATGACGTGCACTACTTTGGTGGCGCGATGCTCGGCATCGACATGACTTCCTGGGCTGGAACCATGCTTGCGTTCCAATGCCGTCCGCCCGCGCCCTGGCGGGTTGGCGACGCCTGGGAGACCATGTGGAAGGAACGCTTGGAAGCCCTCCAGCCTTTCTCCGAAATCTGGATGGACCACCAGGAACGCGACGACTACTGGCGCCACGGTTCGGTCTGCGAGGATTACTCTAAGATCACCGCGGCCGTCTTGGCCGTCGGGGGCTGGGCTGATCCCTACCGCAACACTGTTTTTCGGTTGTTGGAGCATCTTGACGCCCCCGTGCAAGGGCTGATCGGCCCATGGTCACATCAGTATCCGGACATCGAGCGGACGCCCGGTCCTACCATTGGCTTCTTGCAGGAGACCCTGCGTTGGTGGGACTACTGGCTCAAAGGCATCGAAACGGATGTCATGGCTGAACCCTCGCTGCGCGCCTATCACCAGGACTCCGTACGGCCGGCCACCCACTATCCCGAGCGAGCGGGCACCTGGGTGGGACTGGACGGATGGCCGTCCGCCGACGTCGGGCAGCGGCGCTTCAACCTAGCCTCAGATTTGCGCAGCTTGGCAACCGACGCCGCCGGGATGGCCGTCGTCGACACTCCGCAACACAACGGCGTGGACGCCGCCCGGTGGTTCCCCTTCGGGAATCTGTCCGATCTGCCGCCGGACCAGCGCGCCGAGGATGGGCGCTCGGTGGCATTCGAGACGCCGGTCCTCGAGGATGACATCAACCTGTTCGGCTATGCCCGGCTGAGGCTGCGGGTCAACAGCAGCACGCCCCGGGCCAACGTGATTGCCCGGCTCTGCGACGTTGGGCCGGACGGGTCGTCCACCCTGATCACCCGCGGGGCCATCAACCTGGCAAGGCGCAATGGGATGGACAAGGCAGAAGAGCTAATTCCGGGTCAATTCGTTGAGGCCGAGATCGAGTTCACTTCCATGTCGTGGCAGGTTCCGGCCGGGCACAGGCTCCGGCTCGCCCTGGCCACGACGTACTGGCCCTGGATCTGGCCGCATGGCGAACAAGGGTTCGTGACCGTTGACGCCGGGCAGAGCGTACTGACGCTCGATGACCTCGATCCTGCCGCCATCGGTAAGCGCGATGTCGCCTTCGAGGAGGCGGAGCAAGCCCCGGGCTTGGACATCCGGCCTGGAGCTGTGCTGGCCGCCCGCCCCGAACGTGAGGTCAGGTACGAGCCGCAATCGGAGTCCTGGACCTTGACTGTGGACCCGAACTACGGCGGCAACCGGATCTACCCAGACGGCCTGAGCTTTGGTGAAGAAGCCCTAGAACGGTATTCGATATCGGGAAACGATCCCCTGACGGCGCGGGCTGAGTCCATGTGGAACGTCTCACTGCAGCGCGAGGACTGGGGAGTTAGGATCGAGACCCACGCTACGGTCACTGCCAGCAAGGACCATTATGTACTGCACAACGAAGTCAAGACGTTCAAGGACGAGCAACTATTCTTTGAAAAGACTTTTGAGAAGCGCATCAGTCGGACATCGGCCTGA
- a CDS encoding TetR/AcrR family transcriptional regulator: protein MTTTAKDHEERPRAKTVGERQRHPTEVRRQLVVDAARDLIADKGLFNVLIRDISKACGVSPGTITYHFKSLDEVLMEVVKAETADFYVPLQESARGSGDPTRQLLYFLEGMFGSDANSRRHWLIWFDFWSAAARDEAYGRWMSEHYDGWRSALREITERGVSEGSFVCDDPQSFAIETAAMVDGLAVQCYARGSSLPVETSRSLLIAFVRRELQIR from the coding sequence ATGACAACTACAGCTAAGGACCACGAAGAGCGGCCCCGCGCCAAGACTGTCGGCGAACGGCAGCGGCATCCCACTGAAGTGCGGCGTCAGCTGGTGGTCGACGCCGCACGGGACCTGATCGCGGACAAGGGGTTGTTCAATGTCCTCATCCGAGACATTTCAAAAGCCTGCGGAGTCTCACCCGGGACCATCACCTACCATTTCAAGAGTCTCGACGAAGTCCTGATGGAAGTAGTCAAGGCAGAAACCGCGGACTTCTACGTTCCGCTCCAGGAGAGCGCCAGAGGGTCCGGCGACCCCACAAGGCAACTGCTGTATTTCCTGGAGGGAATGTTCGGCTCCGACGCGAATTCCCGCCGGCACTGGCTGATCTGGTTCGACTTCTGGTCCGCTGCGGCCAGGGACGAAGCTTACGGACGCTGGATGAGCGAACACTACGACGGCTGGCGCAGCGCCCTGCGCGAGATTACCGAGCGTGGCGTCAGCGAGGGGTCCTTCGTCTGCGACGATCCCCAAAGCTTCGCCATCGAAACGGCCGCTATGGTGGATGGGCTGGCCGTCCAATGCTATGCGCGGGGTTCATCCCTGCCCGTGGAAACTTCGCGGAGCCTACTTATAGCGTTCGTGAGGCGCGAGCTCCAGATCAGGTGA
- a CDS encoding response regulator transcription factor — MGASGVAVVIEDDDDIREVVHAVLEASGLEVYAAGNGVDGVDAVRLHNPDVITLDLGLPDIDGIEVTRRVREFSDAYIIMLTARAREVDTLQGLAVGADDFVTKPFRPRELLARVETLLRRPRGSKLLSGSGGSTTAELPPAPALNASTAPTPVLPAGEPSGLEHNGLFLDVATRTTRVGTEEVQLTRTEFDLLQALMEAGRVVRSTTGLARWLHAKEYETGGYVSESEERAIQVHIANLRRKLGDSAQSPRWVETVRGVGYRLAAKTSEN; from the coding sequence GTGGGCGCATCGGGCGTGGCGGTAGTAATCGAGGATGACGATGACATCCGTGAGGTGGTCCATGCCGTTCTCGAGGCGTCGGGCCTGGAGGTTTACGCGGCCGGGAACGGCGTCGATGGCGTGGATGCGGTCCGCCTTCACAACCCGGACGTGATCACCTTGGACCTTGGCCTGCCCGACATTGATGGGATCGAGGTCACCCGCCGCGTCCGCGAGTTCAGTGACGCCTACATCATCATGCTCACCGCCCGCGCGCGTGAAGTGGACACATTACAAGGGCTGGCCGTCGGCGCCGACGACTTCGTCACCAAGCCCTTCCGCCCCCGCGAGCTCCTGGCCCGGGTTGAGACACTCCTTCGCCGGCCACGCGGCAGCAAGCTTTTGAGCGGTTCGGGAGGGAGCACGACGGCGGAGCTGCCGCCGGCCCCGGCGCTGAACGCATCAACCGCACCCACACCCGTGCTTCCGGCGGGCGAACCGTCAGGGCTGGAACACAACGGCCTTTTCCTGGACGTGGCCACGCGGACAACCCGGGTGGGTACCGAAGAGGTGCAATTGACCCGCACCGAGTTCGACCTTCTTCAGGCCCTCATGGAGGCCGGACGCGTTGTCCGAAGCACCACTGGGCTTGCCCGGTGGCTCCATGCCAAGGAGTACGAAACCGGAGGCTACGTCAGCGAATCCGAAGAGCGCGCCATCCAGGTACACATAGCCAATCTTCGTAGGAAGCTCGGCGATTCGGCGCAGTCGCCGCGTTGGGTGGAAACTGTGCGTGGCGTGGGTTACCGCCTAGCCGCAAAGACTTCGGAAAACTGA